The Flavobacterium faecale genome has a segment encoding these proteins:
- a CDS encoding lactonase family protein → MKTKFSVLILLLFTMFLQAQSGTYNLLIGTFNQDCTQKGVFVYEFDTQTGDFKFRSESENVANPSFLSVSKDNKFVYAVNSDGANSSVSAFGYDSKAGKLKLLNQQKTTSDNPCYITNNDKNVFTANYTGGSISAFGKNSDGSLTPLKQLEQHEGKGPNKKRQEKAHLHMVQFSPDQKYLLGTDLGSDKVYSYKLTADAEKPLELKVTNDIKAGSGPRHFTFSKNGKKMYLLQELDGTLSVFKYKNGKMKLCQEQTVLADGFKGKFTAADIHISPDEKFIYATNRGDSNDISCFKMLKNGKLEFVERVSTLGDGPRNFAIDPSGNFLLVGHQYTNNVIIFKRDKETGKLTPTGKKMELCSPVCLVFTKI, encoded by the coding sequence ATGAAAACAAAATTTTCTGTACTCATACTATTACTATTTACAATGTTCTTGCAGGCACAGTCAGGAACTTATAACTTACTTATAGGAACATTCAACCAAGATTGCACACAAAAAGGTGTTTTTGTATATGAATTTGATACCCAAACCGGTGATTTTAAATTTAGATCAGAATCTGAAAACGTAGCTAATCCTAGTTTTTTATCGGTTTCAAAAGACAATAAGTTTGTGTACGCGGTTAATTCTGATGGTGCAAACAGTTCCGTTTCAGCGTTTGGATACGATTCCAAAGCAGGTAAATTGAAATTGTTGAACCAACAAAAAACAACTAGCGACAATCCATGCTATATCACCAATAATGACAAAAACGTGTTTACGGCCAATTACACAGGTGGAAGCATCAGCGCTTTCGGGAAAAATAGTGACGGCAGTCTAACGCCGTTGAAACAATTGGAGCAACATGAGGGCAAAGGACCAAACAAAAAAAGACAAGAAAAAGCACATTTGCACATGGTGCAGTTTTCACCAGATCAAAAGTATTTGTTGGGTACCGATTTAGGATCAGACAAAGTGTATTCTTATAAGTTGACTGCTGATGCAGAAAAGCCATTAGAATTAAAAGTGACCAATGACATCAAAGCGGGGAGTGGCCCGAGACATTTTACCTTTAGTAAAAACGGTAAAAAAATGTACTTGTTGCAAGAGTTAGATGGAACCCTTTCAGTCTTTAAATATAAAAACGGAAAAATGAAATTGTGCCAAGAGCAAACTGTTTTGGCAGATGGTTTTAAAGGTAAATTTACTGCGGCCGATATTCATATTTCGCCAGATGAAAAATTTATCTACGCAACCAATAGAGGAGACTCAAATGACATAAGCTGTTTCAAAATGCTAAAAAACGGAAAACTAGAGTTTGTAGAACGCGTTTCAACTCTAGGCGATGGTCCTCGTAATTTTGCTATTGATCCATCAGGTAATTTTTTGTTGGTAGGACACCAATATACCAATAATGTTATCATTTTCAAAAGAGACAAAGAAACAGGAAAATTAACACCTACAGGCAAAAAAATGGAATTGTGTTCTCCGGTTTGTTTGGTGTTTACCAAAATCTAA
- a CDS encoding alpha/beta hydrolase translates to MNLSLEYLIREPKTILDKNPLILLLHGYGSNEADLFSFASELPDEYYIISARAPYDMQYGSYAWYAINFDADENKFSDLDQARESRDLIANFVEELIANFPIDKDNVTLLGFSQGAILSYAIALSHPEKIKNIIALSGYANEDIMETNYAKNDFSNLRIFHSHGTVDQVIPIEWARKTGPFLKNLNINATYKEYPVGHGVAPQNFYDFKNWLVEGK, encoded by the coding sequence ATGAATTTATCATTAGAATACCTCATCAGAGAACCAAAAACAATTCTGGACAAAAATCCTTTGATCCTATTATTGCACGGTTACGGCAGTAACGAAGCCGATTTATTTTCGTTCGCATCCGAGCTTCCAGATGAATATTACATCATCTCTGCCCGTGCACCTTATGATATGCAATACGGAAGCTATGCGTGGTACGCCATCAATTTTGACGCAGACGAAAACAAGTTTTCAGACTTAGATCAAGCCCGTGAATCCCGTGATTTGATTGCTAATTTTGTCGAAGAGTTGATTGCCAATTTCCCTATTGACAAAGACAATGTAACTTTATTAGGCTTTAGCCAAGGTGCCATTTTGAGCTACGCCATTGCCCTATCACATCCCGAAAAAATCAAAAACATCATCGCTTTGAGCGGTTATGCAAATGAAGATATCATGGAAACTAATTATGCTAAAAATGATTTTAGTAACCTACGCATCTTCCATTCCCACGGAACCGTAGATCAAGTAATTCCAATTGAATGGGCACGCAAAACAGGACCTTTTTTGAAGAATCTAAATATCAACGCTACCTACAAAGAATATCCAGTAGGACACGGAGTTGCGCCACAAAATTTTTACGATTTCAAAAATTGGTTGGTAGAAGGGAAATAA
- a CDS encoding dihydroorotase yields MQLIIRNAKIIDPESSFNTQIVDILIEDGSISKIGNSLSNPKNIEELKLDNLHVSQGWFDSSVSLGEPGFEDRETIANGLKVAAKSGFTAIALQPNSFPVIDNQSQILFVKNKALGNATQLYPIGALTKGSEGKDMAELFDMKNSGAIAFGDYKKSQDNANLLKIALQYVQDFDGLVIAFPQDEKIKGNGLVNEGIVSTRLGLKGIPNLAEELQIARNLFILEYTEGKMHIPTVSTAKSVQLIREAKAKGLQVTASAAVHNLVFTDEKLEEFDSRFKVSPPLRTDIDRKALLEGVLDGTIDMITTDHNPIDIEHKKMEFDVAKNGTIGLESAFGALLTILPLEVVIEKLTAGKATFSIPSQPIAEGAIANLSLFNPEGKNTFSTANILSKSKNSAFLGMKTKGKAYGIFNQGQLIVAE; encoded by the coding sequence ATGCAACTAATCATCCGAAACGCAAAAATTATCGACCCCGAAAGTAGTTTTAATACTCAAATTGTAGATATTTTAATTGAAGATGGCAGCATTTCGAAAATAGGAAATTCACTTTCGAACCCAAAAAATATTGAGGAGCTTAAACTTGACAACCTACACGTTTCTCAAGGTTGGTTTGACTCTAGCGTTTCGCTAGGCGAGCCTGGTTTTGAAGATCGCGAAACCATTGCAAACGGACTAAAAGTCGCTGCCAAAAGTGGTTTTACTGCTATCGCTTTGCAACCCAATTCCTTCCCTGTGATTGACAATCAATCACAAATTTTGTTTGTAAAAAACAAAGCTCTCGGGAACGCAACGCAATTGTACCCGATTGGCGCACTAACCAAAGGAAGCGAAGGAAAAGATATGGCCGAATTATTCGACATGAAAAACTCGGGAGCCATTGCTTTTGGGGATTATAAAAAAAGCCAAGACAATGCCAATTTGTTGAAAATCGCTTTGCAATACGTTCAAGATTTCGACGGACTTGTTATCGCTTTTCCGCAAGACGAAAAAATAAAAGGTAATGGTCTTGTAAACGAAGGAATCGTTTCGACCCGATTGGGATTGAAAGGAATTCCGAACCTAGCCGAAGAACTGCAAATTGCTCGCAACCTTTTCATACTTGAATATACCGAGGGAAAAATGCACATCCCGACCGTTTCAACCGCCAAATCGGTGCAATTGATTCGTGAAGCCAAAGCCAAAGGATTGCAGGTAACCGCAAGTGCAGCCGTGCACAACCTGGTTTTTACCGACGAAAAATTAGAAGAATTTGATAGCCGTTTCAAAGTCTCCCCACCGTTACGTACCGATATTGACCGCAAAGCATTGCTTGAAGGAGTACTTGACGGAACGATTGATATGATCACGACAGACCACAACCCTATCGATATCGAACATAAAAAAATGGAATTTGATGTAGCCAAAAATGGAACTATTGGTCTCGAAAGTGCTTTTGGTGCTTTGTTGACCATTTTACCGCTAGAGGTGGTTATCGAAAAACTAACTGCCGGAAAAGCAACTTTTTCTATTCCGTCACAACCCATTGCCGAAGGAGCAATTGCCAATCTAAGTCTGTTTAATCCCGAAGGAAAAAACACTTTTAGCACAGCAAACATCCTATCAAAATCAAAAAATTCTGCTTTCTTGGGTATGAAAACCAAAGGAAAAGCATACGGAATTTTCAATCAAGGACAATTAATAGTAGCCGAATAA
- a CDS encoding thioredoxin domain-containing protein: protein MFPKKYFFLFFCFSLALLGCKESKDGDFKYTNELINETSPYLLQHAHNPVNWRAWNPETLALAKKENKLILISIGYSACHWCHVMEEESFQNDSVAKIMNDNFICIKVDREERPDIDQIYMNAVQLMTGSGGWPLNCIALPDGRPIFGGTYFPKDDWTKMLLKVADFYKTDPKKAAEYADKLTQGIKESEQIVFNPTKEAFSGSELTAALKNWQKNIDVTHGGLAGDQKFPMPNAMHFLLRYGYQKKDAQWQNHVTTTLNAMTNGGLYDQIGGGFSRYTVDAQWHIPHFEKMLYDNSQLVSLYADAYLATKNSAYKQTIEETITFVERELMAKNGAFYSSLDADSKDSKNKLEEGAFYAWTIAELKAVLKSDFELFKDYYNVNDTGFWEKDKYVLVKTASDIAFSKSHKIAIGTLQTKITEWKKVLLSARSKRSRPHLDDKTLTSWNALMIKGYVQAYKALKNPHYLEMAQKNAEFIRTTQLQKDGSLYHSYKDGKSSINGFSEDYAAVIDAYIALYQVSLDEKWLNEAHNLMNYTLAHFFDAKTHMFYFTANNSPNIITRKMEVSDNAIPSSNSVLAGSLFQLGHYFSDAKYSAIAKQMLNNVKKDAIAYPTAYYNWLNLMLNYTDTYYEVAVSGPAAKQKIGALQNYYLPNVLYAGATKDSKIPLMDSRFMPDETYIYVCVEGACKLPESDVVKTVEKLK, encoded by the coding sequence ATGTTTCCTAAAAAATATTTCTTCCTATTCTTCTGTTTTAGTTTGGCGCTGCTGGGTTGCAAAGAATCCAAAGACGGCGATTTTAAGTATACCAACGAATTGATCAACGAAACGAGTCCGTATTTGTTGCAACACGCGCACAACCCCGTGAATTGGCGTGCTTGGAACCCTGAAACCTTGGCTTTGGCTAAAAAAGAAAACAAATTGATTCTGATTTCGATTGGGTATTCGGCTTGTCACTGGTGTCATGTAATGGAGGAAGAGAGTTTTCAAAATGACTCGGTTGCCAAAATCATGAATGACAATTTTATTTGCATTAAAGTCGACCGTGAAGAGCGTCCTGATATTGATCAAATCTACATGAATGCCGTGCAATTAATGACCGGAAGTGGCGGATGGCCGCTCAACTGCATTGCATTGCCTGACGGAAGACCTATTTTTGGAGGCACCTATTTCCCCAAAGACGATTGGACAAAAATGCTGCTCAAAGTAGCCGATTTCTACAAAACTGATCCTAAAAAAGCAGCGGAATATGCTGATAAACTGACGCAAGGCATCAAAGAATCGGAGCAGATTGTTTTTAATCCGACTAAGGAAGCTTTTAGCGGTAGCGAACTTACTGCTGCTTTGAAAAACTGGCAAAAAAATATTGATGTTACCCATGGTGGATTGGCAGGAGATCAAAAATTTCCGATGCCGAATGCGATGCATTTTTTATTGCGCTATGGCTACCAAAAGAAAGACGCACAATGGCAAAATCATGTCACTACGACACTAAATGCTATGACCAACGGCGGTTTGTACGATCAAATAGGTGGCGGTTTTTCACGCTATACTGTGGATGCACAATGGCATATTCCGCATTTTGAGAAAATGTTGTACGACAATTCACAACTCGTGAGCTTGTATGCAGATGCGTACCTAGCGACCAAAAACTCTGCCTACAAACAAACGATTGAAGAAACGATTACGTTTGTAGAACGAGAATTGATGGCCAAAAATGGTGCGTTTTATTCTTCGTTGGATGCGGACAGCAAAGACAGTAAAAACAAACTCGAGGAAGGTGCTTTTTATGCTTGGACGATTGCCGAATTGAAAGCAGTGCTAAAATCGGATTTTGAACTTTTTAAGGATTACTATAACGTGAACGATACCGGATTCTGGGAAAAAGACAAGTATGTGTTGGTAAAAACAGCATCGGATATTGCTTTTTCCAAGTCGCACAAAATTGCGATTGGAACCTTGCAAACTAAAATCACGGAATGGAAAAAAGTATTGCTAAGCGCTAGATCAAAAAGAAGCCGTCCGCATCTGGATGACAAAACCTTAACGTCATGGAACGCCTTGATGATTAAGGGTTATGTACAAGCGTACAAGGCCTTAAAAAATCCGCATTATTTGGAAATGGCACAAAAAAACGCCGAATTTATTCGCACGACGCAACTACAAAAAGACGGTAGTTTGTACCACAGTTACAAGGACGGAAAGAGTTCGATCAACGGATTTTCTGAGGATTATGCTGCTGTGATTGACGCTTACATTGCTTTATACCAAGTAAGTTTGGACGAAAAATGGCTGAATGAAGCACATAATTTAATGAACTATACTTTGGCTCACTTTTTTGATGCCAAAACGCATATGTTTTATTTTACAGCTAATAACAGTCCCAATATCATCACTAGAAAAATGGAAGTGAGTGATAATGCGATTCCGAGTTCGAACTCTGTTTTGGCTGGCTCTTTGTTTCAGTTAGGTCATTATTTCTCGGATGCGAAATACAGCGCAATCGCCAAGCAAATGCTCAACAATGTTAAAAAAGACGCAATCGCCTACCCGACCGCTTATTACAATTGGTTGAACCTGATGCTCAACTATACAGATACATATTATGAAGTAGCAGTTTCTGGCCCTGCTGCCAAACAAAAAATTGGCGCGCTACAAAACTACTATTTACCAAATGTATTGTACGCAGGTGCAACCAAAGACAGCAAGATTCCGTTGATGGATAGCCGCTTTATGCCTGACGAAACCTATATTTATGTTTGTGTTGAAGGTGCCTGTAAACTTCCTGAATCAGATGTTGTAAAGACGGTGGAGAAGTTGAAGTAA
- a CDS encoding GNAT family N-acetyltransferase, with the protein MSQHFQKANVTQSSEIWTILQQAIARRKADGSDQWQDGYPNPEVIQSDINKNAAYVLIEGQTIIGYCALLINDEPEYQNIEGQWITNDDFVVFHRVAISESQLGKGLAKKLMQFIEAFAINNNIYSIKADTNFDNHAMMAIFDSLGYVYCGEVYFRGTPRRAYEKVLEQKR; encoded by the coding sequence ATGAGTCAGCATTTCCAAAAAGCCAATGTTACCCAAAGTTCCGAAATATGGACTATTCTGCAACAAGCTATTGCGCGTAGAAAAGCTGATGGCAGTGATCAATGGCAAGACGGTTACCCCAATCCAGAAGTGATTCAGTCAGATATTAACAAAAATGCGGCCTACGTTTTGATCGAAGGACAAACCATCATAGGCTATTGTGCCCTATTGATTAATGATGAGCCTGAATATCAAAACATAGAAGGGCAGTGGATTACAAATGATGATTTTGTAGTTTTTCATAGAGTCGCCATTTCTGAAAGCCAATTAGGAAAAGGATTGGCAAAAAAACTAATGCAGTTCATAGAAGCATTTGCAATCAATAATAATATTTACAGCATCAAAGCCGATACTAATTTTGATAATCATGCCATGATGGCAATTTTTGATAGCTTGGGATATGTCTATTGTGGTGAAGTCTATTTTAGAGGTACGCCTAGAAGAGCATACGAAAAAGTGCTAGAACAAAAACGCTAA
- a CDS encoding HEPN domain-containing protein, whose product MDFTLTQKKKLASLINAFGNSSLKDGEIEIDYDGKPLQNVMQSLYEIKEIKEIYDGDILVYGIEKEILKKHQVLPVQINENDVEEMVTEIVETLKSNVADHLIVIPIKSAQFKNLIKIDNLSFIPQNYSRKDKLKIIARLAKKTLDETTWIAEHTEKSRSQDFLKYPLLCIKQTHQTSTVHYNSLNIAKIIIFAIRCFYYGNINKTSKDKTSIMVSFEESSLKEASHLAIYSKETWRQNHKPLNFDSSVPFDISWLESKEMKSKFKKFIERIYFDGNLDDFNVCFLNSLILFNDSIKQNTSISTIITMTIAESILTRNRNEKRLRISAIIPRLMKYPKNKQSKISRDFDELYHKRNNFVHSGESVTIDFNFENSEPTLLEAGRKIIAQIILNYQNFEKILEKNIPENDTTNNQTKRMKYWEKYVDSIFQNIIY is encoded by the coding sequence ATGGATTTCACTTTAACACAAAAAAAGAAACTAGCTAGTTTAATTAACGCATTTGGTAATTCAAGTCTAAAAGATGGTGAAATTGAAATTGATTATGATGGAAAACCATTGCAAAATGTGATGCAATCTTTATATGAAATTAAAGAGATTAAAGAAATTTATGATGGTGACATTTTAGTATATGGAATTGAAAAAGAAATTTTAAAAAAACATCAAGTACTTCCTGTCCAAATTAATGAGAATGATGTGGAAGAAATGGTTACAGAAATTGTTGAAACCCTTAAAAGCAATGTAGCTGACCATTTGATTGTAATTCCAATAAAATCAGCTCAATTTAAAAATTTAATAAAAATTGATAACTTATCTTTTATTCCTCAAAACTATTCTCGAAAAGATAAACTAAAAATAATAGCAAGATTAGCAAAAAAAACTTTAGATGAAACAACTTGGATAGCTGAACATACTGAAAAATCTAGATCTCAAGATTTTTTAAAATATCCACTTTTATGCATTAAACAAACACATCAAACAAGTACAGTACATTACAATTCATTAAACATTGCTAAAATAATTATATTTGCTATCAGATGTTTTTATTATGGAAACATAAATAAAACATCAAAAGACAAAACATCAATTATGGTTAGTTTTGAAGAAAGTAGTCTAAAAGAAGCAAGTCACTTAGCTATTTACTCTAAAGAAACTTGGAGGCAAAACCATAAACCTTTAAATTTTGATTCAAGTGTTCCTTTTGATATTAGTTGGCTAGAAAGCAAAGAAATGAAAAGCAAATTCAAAAAATTCATCGAAAGAATATACTTTGATGGAAATTTAGATGATTTTAATGTATGCTTTTTAAACTCTTTGATTTTATTTAATGATTCCATAAAACAAAACACTTCTATTTCAACGATAATTACGATGACAATTGCGGAAAGTATTCTGACAAGAAATAGGAATGAAAAGAGATTAAGAATTTCAGCAATAATTCCAAGATTAATGAAATATCCAAAAAATAAACAAAGTAAAATTTCTAGGGATTTTGATGAATTATATCATAAAAGAAATAATTTTGTACATAGTGGAGAATCAGTTACTATTGATTTCAATTTTGAAAATTCAGAGCCGACACTTCTTGAAGCAGGAAGAAAGATAATTGCTCAAATAATTTTAAATTATCAAAACTTTGAGAAAATACTAGAGAAAAATATTCCTGAAAATGACACAACAAATAATCAAACCAAGAGGATGAAATATTGGGAAAAGTACGTAGATTCTATTTTTCAAAATATTATCTATTAA
- a CDS encoding ABC transporter ATP-binding protein — MIHAKNLHKYYDQLQVLKGVDLHIQKGEIVSIVGASGAGKTTLLQILGTLDHPTAKKEASLTINGQAILDMNDKALSKFRNLNLGFIFQFHQLLPEFSALENVCIPAFIANKPVKETEAEAKRLLEYLGLGHRINHKPNELSGGEQQRVAVARALINKPAVIFADEPSGNLDTVSAENLHQLFFKLRDEFGQTFVIVTHNEELANMADRKLIMSDGLIIS; from the coding sequence ATGATTCATGCTAAAAATTTACATAAATACTACGATCAACTTCAAGTTTTAAAAGGAGTTGATTTACACATTCAAAAAGGTGAAATCGTTTCTATTGTAGGTGCTTCTGGTGCTGGTAAAACGACACTTTTGCAAATTTTGGGTACCTTGGATCATCCTACAGCAAAAAAAGAAGCCTCATTAACCATCAATGGACAAGCAATTTTGGACATGAACGATAAGGCTTTGTCTAAATTTAGAAATCTAAATCTTGGCTTTATTTTTCAATTTCACCAATTGCTTCCTGAATTTTCTGCTCTCGAAAATGTCTGTATTCCTGCTTTCATAGCCAACAAACCGGTGAAAGAAACAGAGGCCGAAGCCAAACGCCTATTAGAATATTTAGGATTGGGACACCGTATTAATCACAAACCAAACGAACTTTCGGGAGGAGAACAACAGCGTGTTGCCGTTGCAAGAGCCTTGATTAACAAACCTGCTGTGATTTTTGCCGATGAACCTTCTGGGAACCTAGACACAGTCTCTGCCGAAAATTTGCACCAGCTGTTTTTTAAACTACGTGATGAATTTGGTCAAACTTTTGTCATTGTAACGCACAACGAAGAACTGGCAAATATGGCAGATAGAAAATTAATCATGTCCGACGGATTAATCATTAGCTAG
- a CDS encoding vWA domain-containing protein, whose protein sequence is MQFKHPELLYFLFLLLVPILVHLFQLRRFKKEYFTNVRFLKALTIQTRKSSTIKKWLLLACRMLLLTFIILAFAQPFFEAKDSKNSSNELYIILDNSLSMQAKGQKGELLKRAVQELLENIPENTTFSLLTNSQTFWNTTKKEIQSDLQKLQYSGIPFQAEALLTQVQAHKSAYKKDIIIITDAVGLEKKLLQSIRKEDNAYFIIPKAEQKNNVAIDSVSIQETLENFYELNVELSSQGDSNQKSSIAIYNGNNLIAKTIVTFDKNKKTVPFTIPKQEFHGKVSIEDNGLTFDNEYFFSILKPKKTAVLSIGEAEKSNFLGRIYTSDEFDFIKSPLPSLNYNAIEKQNAIVLNELETIPTALQTTLKSFVQKGGNLIIIPAPTANVTNLNDLLNAVGNIQVKPLETVEKQITKINFAHPLLASVFESKVSNFQYPKTKSNFEIVGNNSVAFYYQDGSSFLTSVVNATNSVSVFSSPLNTTNSNFQQSPLIVPTFYNMATLHSNNGINARTIGDSNPYLVATNLSKDAILSVRNKDEEFIPIQQAVNDKVKLTFNDYPAQAGNFEIYNQKIAVENISFNYNRIESQQNTPNEASYSDYETIESIAAVINQLQTDRTDSQIWKWFVIFALLFLLAEMAIIRFLK, encoded by the coding sequence ATGCAGTTTAAACATCCCGAATTATTATACTTCTTGTTTTTATTGCTCGTACCTATTTTGGTGCATCTATTTCAATTGCGACGTTTTAAGAAAGAATATTTTACCAATGTTCGGTTTTTAAAAGCGCTAACGATTCAAACCCGCAAAAGTTCAACCATCAAAAAATGGTTACTTCTCGCCTGCCGAATGCTTCTCCTTACCTTTATAATCCTGGCCTTTGCACAACCTTTTTTCGAAGCCAAAGACAGTAAAAATAGTAGTAACGAACTGTATATTATTCTCGACAATTCCCTTAGCATGCAAGCCAAGGGGCAAAAAGGGGAATTATTAAAACGTGCTGTACAAGAATTATTGGAGAATATACCAGAGAATACTACCTTCTCTTTATTAACCAATTCTCAAACTTTTTGGAATACAACTAAGAAAGAAATTCAGTCGGACTTGCAAAAATTGCAATATAGTGGCATTCCGTTTCAAGCGGAAGCCTTACTCACACAGGTACAAGCGCACAAATCAGCTTATAAAAAAGACATCATTATTATCACTGATGCTGTAGGATTAGAAAAAAAACTACTACAAAGCATTCGAAAAGAAGATAACGCCTATTTTATAATTCCGAAAGCAGAACAAAAAAACAATGTTGCCATTGACAGCGTTTCGATCCAAGAAACCTTAGAAAATTTCTATGAATTAAATGTCGAATTATCTAGTCAAGGTGATAGCAATCAAAAAAGTTCTATTGCGATTTATAACGGAAACAACCTCATTGCCAAAACCATTGTCACTTTCGATAAAAATAAAAAAACAGTTCCTTTTACAATCCCGAAGCAAGAATTTCATGGTAAGGTTTCTATTGAAGACAACGGGCTCACTTTCGATAATGAATACTTTTTTAGCATTTTAAAACCTAAAAAAACAGCGGTTTTGAGTATTGGAGAAGCCGAAAAAAGCAACTTCTTAGGTAGAATTTATACTTCGGACGAATTTGATTTTATAAAAAGTCCGCTTCCGTCTTTGAACTACAATGCGATCGAAAAACAAAATGCTATTGTATTGAACGAGTTAGAGACGATTCCGACTGCCTTGCAAACGACCTTAAAATCATTTGTTCAAAAAGGTGGCAATCTCATAATCATTCCTGCCCCTACAGCCAATGTAACCAACCTGAACGATTTGCTGAATGCCGTTGGAAATATTCAAGTTAAACCGCTGGAAACTGTTGAAAAGCAAATTACCAAAATCAATTTTGCGCATCCTTTGCTTGCATCTGTTTTTGAGAGTAAGGTGAGTAATTTTCAGTATCCAAAAACGAAAAGTAATTTTGAGATTGTGGGGAATAATTCGGTTGCATTTTACTACCAAGACGGTAGTTCATTTTTGACATCGGTAGTCAATGCAACAAATTCTGTATCGGTATTTTCGTCACCGTTGAATACGACCAATAGCAATTTTCAGCAGTCACCGTTGATTGTGCCTACTTTTTATAACATGGCCACTTTGCACAGTAACAACGGCATTAATGCACGCACGATTGGCGATAGCAACCCGTATTTGGTGGCTACCAACTTATCCAAAGATGCTATTTTGAGTGTTAGAAATAAGGACGAAGAATTTATACCGATTCAGCAAGCTGTAAACGATAAAGTAAAACTGACCTTTAACGATTATCCAGCACAAGCAGGGAATTTCGAAATTTACAATCAAAAAATAGCTGTCGAAAATATCAGCTTCAACTATAACCGAATTGAAAGCCAGCAAAATACTCCCAACGAAGCGAGTTACTCTGACTATGAAACCATAGAATCCATAGCTGCCGTGATCAACCAATTACAAACCGACCGCACAGACAGTCAAATTTGGAAATGGTTTGTTATCTTTGCACTGCTTTTTCTATTGGCAGAGATGGCAATTATTCGATTTTTGAAATAA
- a CDS encoding REP-associated tyrosine transposase: protein MSRKYKFAEKSGAYFISFATVNWIDVFTTDAYFWVVIESLEFCRKNKGMEIYGYCIMPSHIHLIFRSALNDPSGLIRDFKGFTSKKMLQIIEENAQESRKEWMLWMFERAGKKNSNVTNKQFWQQHNNPIAIWSLKVFEQKLDYIHNNPVEAGFVTDPIDWKYSSARNYGNNDHTTLEIDMN, encoded by the coding sequence ATGAGTAGAAAATACAAATTTGCAGAAAAATCAGGGGCATATTTTATAAGTTTTGCTACTGTGAACTGGATCGACGTATTTACTACAGATGCTTATTTTTGGGTTGTAATAGAATCATTAGAATTTTGCAGAAAAAACAAAGGAATGGAAATTTACGGTTATTGCATTATGCCGAGTCATATTCATTTAATCTTTCGATCAGCTTTAAATGACCCTTCAGGATTGATACGAGATTTTAAAGGATTTACGTCAAAGAAAATGTTGCAAATTATTGAAGAAAACGCGCAAGAGAGTAGGAAAGAATGGATGCTCTGGATGTTTGAGAGAGCAGGCAAAAAGAATAGTAATGTTACCAATAAACAATTCTGGCAACAGCACAATAATCCAATTGCCATTTGGTCATTGAAAGTATTTGAACAAAAATTAGATTATATACATAACAATCCGGTTGAAGCTGGATTTGTAACGGACCCTATAGATTGGAAATATAGCAGTGCAAGAAATTATGGAAATAATGATCATACAACTTTAGAAATAGATATGAATTAG
- the msrA gene encoding peptide-methionine (S)-S-oxide reductase MsrA, with amino-acid sequence MSENIKNEVAIFGGGCFWCTEAMFLQLKGVQSALPGYINGHTVNPTYKEVCTGETGHAEAVKISYNPDEIGYDKLLEIFFATHNPTTLNRQGNDIGTQYRSEVFYVNEDQKKIAEAYIEFLTAEKVHPDPIVTAISEAGTFYVAEDYHHNYYNGNKEQGYCSMVVTPKVNKFEKLYADLLKK; translated from the coding sequence ATGAGCGAAAATATAAAAAATGAAGTTGCCATCTTTGGAGGCGGTTGTTTCTGGTGTACAGAAGCAATGTTTTTACAATTAAAAGGAGTACAGTCTGCTTTACCAGGATACATCAATGGTCATACCGTCAATCCTACATACAAGGAAGTATGTACCGGTGAAACAGGACATGCCGAAGCGGTAAAAATAAGTTATAATCCAGACGAAATAGGATACGATAAATTGTTGGAAATCTTTTTTGCAACACACAATCCAACCACTTTGAACCGTCAAGGAAACGATATTGGAACACAATACCGCAGTGAAGTTTTTTATGTCAATGAAGATCAGAAAAAAATAGCTGAAGCCTATATCGAATTTCTAACTGCCGAAAAAGTACATCCAGACCCTATTGTGACTGCAATCTCTGAAGCGGGGACTTTTTATGTTGCCGAAGATTACCACCACAATTATTACAACGGAAACAAAGAACAAGGATACTGCTCTATGGTAGTTACTCCAAAAGTGAATAAGTTCGAAAAATTGTATGCCGATTTATTGAAAAAATAA